From Candidatus Neomarinimicrobiota bacterium, a single genomic window includes:
- the hpt gene encoding hypoxanthine phosphoribosyltransferase, with protein sequence MQKLLTEEQLRSRVKELAEMISRDYEGKVPIFIGVLNGSFIFLADLIRELSIECEVDFIKLASYEAGKSIGTVHLLKDISADITGRDVIIAEDIVDTGLTISFLKTRMADAGPASLKIVTLLFKKEVARLNFDLDYVGFEIPPGFVVGYGLDYNQKMRNLRAIFTINE encoded by the coding sequence ATGCAAAAGCTTCTGACGGAAGAACAGTTAAGGTCGAGGGTGAAGGAACTCGCGGAAATGATTTCGAGGGATTACGAAGGCAAGGTACCCATATTCATAGGAGTATTGAATGGCAGCTTTATTTTTCTTGCCGATCTTATCAGGGAGTTATCTATAGAGTGCGAGGTAGATTTCATAAAACTGGCGAGTTATGAAGCGGGAAAGTCCATCGGAACCGTACACCTTTTGAAGGATATCTCAGCAGATATTACAGGCCGGGACGTTATCATTGCCGAAGATATCGTTGATACGGGTTTGACCATAAGTTTTCTGAAGACCAGGATGGCGGACGCCGGACCTGCCTCGTTGAAGATCGTAACTTTACTTTTCAAAAAAGAGGTTGCGCGCTTAAATTTTGATCTGGATTATGTTGGCTTTGAAATACCTCCGGGCTTTGTTGTTGGTTACGGTCTAGATTATAATCAGAAGATGAGGAACCTTAGAGCCATTTTCACCATTAACGAGTAG